ACGACTGTGACTGTGGTTCACtatgaatctaatctaatctaatctaatctaatctaatctaatctatatctatatctatatctaacGTAAGTATCTATACtaatctaatattccgcgccgtgtgctgggaggcgcgcggtatatatacaaacataatcagcgtcttaattgctgacggctgacagcacttcagacacacgtgaaataacagccaatgacagaacagggaggaaacataacaaaagcacgtgtccaaatgtcacggttgtcaacaaaggaaaagcaggtgctcgcgcaccttgctcgtgcacgcgcgctcacatgctccacagcgcgctgcataaaggggaaaccgtgacaagTAGTTAGGAACTGGGCTGAGAAACAAGAGATTAGGGATTAAACGTACTGAAACATAAGTATTTTCataaaaattcattttgaaatattgTACTTCATATTGTATTCAGTAGATTGtgagtttttgtatgtttgtttctgtaggctgttctctctctgctgATAATCCGACAGAAATCACACGACACAAAGGTGGTTCAGTGCTGTTCCCCTGCTCCTGCTCTGACCTGCACACCAAACCTCAGAAATTCACCTGGTGGAGCGACAGAACAGGACGTCTGACAGAAATGTTAAATGATGAACACTACCGTGGCAGACTTCAGCTGTTTAATCACAGTTCTCCTGGTAATCTGTCTCTGCTCATATCTGACCTGAGAGAAGAGGATCAGGGAGTCTACAGGTGCAGCACTGAGAAGGAACACAGAGACATCAGGCTTTATGTTAAAGgtaaagtatttaaatacacaataaaagttaatattcagtgaaaacagacttgatcagtgttcaaatgaattatagttaaatatgtaacaaaaaaagtttactcCATTTACCAGGGTTTAGGATTTTACTCTAGAAGTCATTTTGTCAAAATCAAGTTATAAATAGCAATAAATACCGAATATGGGAATCAGACTGACCTGAACTTTGGAATGCTATCAGATTGGATTTGAGTCTAatctatgatttattttggtaacaCTGCAGTGTTTATAAATATAGACTAATTTTATATATGACATGAAATGTTAGAACCAAACTCACTCTAAGTAAGTCAACCTGGAAAGCATCATAACACCATTTAATGTCCACAGCAGAGCTTCCTGGgtgtataataaatatagattcataaaatatagaaaaatatatatatataataaagtaaatTTTCTCTTtgcacaaaatgacatcattcatTAACACTTGGAAGGGTTTCATTAGCATTATGTGAActactataaaaatgtacaaatcataTTCTGGTGAAAGTAAGATGATTATCTTCATTCTGTTTACAAACATATTGTATCTAAATCCAAAACACTGCATACAATTATATACAACATCAATATCTGTAAGAGAAGCTACAGGGGCATACAGTTCACAAATCTGTTTCATTAAAATTCAGAACTGTGttgaaaaacaatgtttaaatgacATTACAACATCTACATTTAAATTGAAGGACGATGTAAACTTAGTCAATTAAGAACTTAGTAAAGAACAGTCCAGTAGTCTGATGCAGCAGGTTTACTGACAGGACCtaatgggtcattccatctcaagtggtccaataattacAAAGTTTGTTGCtcgactgtttttaattttcataattatttttgagtgattactcTATGTATTGGCGTTGCAAAACCAGCAGTTTTtcgttatacagctgtttacggaaacctcaatatctcggctcaggatggtcctagcttcttggaacaaaaactgacctCTAGCACACATTAAAAGttcaaatacataaacattttgcacattcttgttccttagagtTAGAAATGAAGTCCAAGTGTAGTGCtgaagattgctcacagttccacatttagggtcaatttataataatGGGAAGAGTTCGAGTCTCAGTTTTAATTTTTAGGAGGTACCTAgataagtatagtgtgcatgcagaacattttatttttgagttGAGAAAGTAAGCGGTGAGAAagtgccattttttaaaattctgttcacttttgggttgaatatctctggtggggaaCCAGATACAAACCTAAACTATACTTACCTTTGGCAAACGGCATCAGAAACATGATTGCCTTGTTACAGAGCTCGGGGTATTTGGAAGACACATGCAACCAGATCTGAGTCAAAAGtctttctgaagaaaaaaaaatcagtttctgATTGGCAGGTGCGCTGCCATAGCAACTGCTGCACTGACGGGAAGTGGCCTTTCCTTCAAAAACACAGACACGTTTTCTCGCAGTTGGCTCGGGCCATTCTTTTCCCCTACAGATGAGTTTTGTTTGTGATCGTCTCTATTGTGTTTTGCACGTGAGACATTGTTACTGCTTTCCCCTGTAGGGCCAAACTGAGTCCATTCAAGTGGCTGAAAATGTTTTCCAAGTAGACCAATAAACAACAAAGCCAATCACAAATTTGGCATCGATGAAAAGTGTTCTGACCTCATCACGTAACTGGAAGAGCTGGGTGAGCATTCTGCTGCATGAGAGCCACCAGTCTTCTCCAGTATGGTGGTGTTCACTTCCCATCTCCTCACACAGGAGATTATAATTGGATTatagtgaggaagacttgcaCAGCATCAGCCTCACTTCCCTTTGACCaccatgatccagtggcaagaccgagtcaagacgactgaagaTGGTGTGATTCATAcacatattcatacactacagacacgccaatccaatgtctttggactgggggagggaaccggagtacccggaggaaacccccgcagcacggggagaacacacacactcccacccaccacggtgggaatcgaacccccaaccctggaggtgtgaggcgaatgtgctaaccactaagccaccgtgtgccccccATCTCCTCACACAGAAGGGAAAACAAACGTGCTTGTAATGGGCGACTTTTGATGTAATTCACCATTCTGTCAGCATCGTCCAAAACAGTCTTTAAATCCGTGGACATTCTCTTAGCAGCTGATGCCTCTCtgtgaatgcagcaatgtatgTGAGTGAGCAGTTGGGCCGAGTCTCTGACCTGCTTCACCAGTCCACTGTGTTGCTCCATCATAGAGCGAGAACCATCAGTGCTGAGTCCAACACACTTTGTCCTGCTGATGTCATTAGAAACCATGAAATTGTTCAAAAAGTCAAACACAGCTTCAGCAGTTACATTTGAATGTAGAggtctgcaaaaaataaagtttcctcagtttctccatcacactcatatcTAATGAATGTGAAATTCTGTAAAAATGACGAGCCTGAACTCTGCTAATTAGTTGCTGGAACACATTCTCAGCCAGATCATTGATTTAGCACTTATTCATGTTGTTAAATATTGTTTCTTAACTGCATTCTTCCCCAGCATAATGCTGACCATCTGCTTAGCGGCTGCTAAACTCAAGTCTTCACCTATGGCAGTGTTGGGGAGTAGCTAACTAAAAGTAGTGACACTACTAACTTAACTCCATTTTTCAGTAGTGTGACAGTAGCTCCAGTACTTTACAAATAGTGTAGCTTTTCCAGTAACAAGTTAAAATGAGTAATGATGTAGTGCGACCAATCACTACATATTTTGTCCAGTTATTACGATGGCCTTCACTGCATATCTGCAGTACCTGCTTACTTCACATGAATTAAGAGCCTCAGTGTAGTTCACATGGACAGGAAGAGACCGTCTGATGGACACGTAATGCGACCAACCACAGTTTGTTACGTGATGTATGGGGCGGGGAAATGATTCACACCACGTCCTCGGACTCGGAGTTAAATGAATCCGTGTGAGATGATGTTGTTGACCAGGACCATTTCTAGAGTTTGATCACTACAGGGGCACGGGCCCCACAAGAACTTTACAAACGTACTTCAAAATGTTTTAAGGGGGTCCAGGGTCAGCGTTTCATTAGTTCAATTTTACATTATAAAGACTGTAAAGGCCTTTGCTACACTTTtatataaaacttttataaggtatcaaaaaagttttatttatttactttaaacttTTTTAGGTATCAAAACTGGTTATTGTTTGGTTAAATGACAGACAAACTATATTTTTAAACCTTGGAACGCTGTTTTACCatggtcatttttaaacaattactaacaacattaacttcatcaatgcaagtttacattttatttgatatttactATACCTCATTTCTATTAAAACtcctgaaataaacacacatagaTATACACTCTGTTCaaaaagacaagagaagaaatgattttttgaaataaaaagctTGTATCTGAAATCCCATCACATTAATACAGTAGTGACTTTTGAAATAACctgtatataaaacaacaaatatatcaacattatcattacatttaaaatccttCCTCTCCAATCCTAGTCCATCAGAAACCTAGtccccaaaaacaaattcattatgttttatttacacaaataccAGACAATATAATGGAAGAAACCACTGAAACTGTGAAATTATCTCCTAAACCAGGGATGGGCGATTCCGGTCCTGAGGCCActgcactgtcctgcagagtttaacTCCAtccctaatcacacacacctgaaacatCTAACCAAAGATTTATACGcagaaaattacaggcaggtgtgttttattaacatttttatgagTAAACTAACTAACCAGCCTcctaaatgaacaaatcacttcaaaaaGACTCGTGTCCCAGTAAAAAGGGTTTAGCGACACCCCTGTTGTTGACAACTGCACAATTACGCtaaactgtattgtatgtctttcgtttattttcagattaatctcgcattattaagacattaataatagtcAATTATTCTAACTATTACACATAAATATTAAGAGATTAAATACAAAGATATAAAGATTAGATACAAAGATTAATTTAATTCGTCCAATACTTCGATTATAAAATGATGTACAAGAGATCAAGCTCAAATTTTTAGTAGCCTATTTTCCTGTAACCTGTACGTCACTTCTTCATTCTGGTCTTAGCTGTAAATAGATGcgtgtgaatttcacacctttttctgctgtccctctgtcagtgaccatcttcacttcctgcattttatatgagagacagcagaaaaaggtgtgaaattcacacgCATCTATTTACAGCTAAGACCAGAATGAAGACGTGACAGTTACAAGTAAATGacttttctattacactttgcattattacatacatacatatatacatagagagagagcttttgttttttttaagttgcaTGCCTTCCAAAACTCAAGCGCGGTCGATGTGGACTGAACTGTGACACTTTCATTACTTTGACaaaattcaaaaaaataaattcagtaaataaataataatgaataaattgatTTCAAATAACAATAACAGCTAATTTCCAGTTTAGCGTTACACAGCTGttctgtttttgattcattatcATCTATACAAAAGGGGAACTCTGTGGATCTATGAGCAGTGTGGTGATGCAGTGGGTAGCGttgtctcctcacagctccagggtccccgcttcagtcctgagctcgggcttctgtctgtgtggagtttctgtgcttgttctccccatgtccatgtgggtttcctccgggttctctggtttcctcccacctcctaaaataCACCTGTCACTGGACTGAccaagataaattgcccctagttataattgtgtgtgtgtgtggttagttGTGTTTCCTGCAGTTGAATGCTCTACAATTTCTTTACCTTCTGGAGCGTGGTCAAAGACGTGGAGGAACAGTTCAGTGAATCGATCGTGAGTTGAGGTGTGTTCCCCTCCTAGGTTCCAGACTGCGGTCATCCAGGTTAACTCCTTGCCCTTTGAGAAGGTTAATAAACTGATCCACCTTACGTTGttcagagaaatacagagaacatTGGAGTAGGAACCCTTGACACAGAGCAGGCAAAGGGTCAAGCAATGTACAAacttatacaaaaaaatattcagagtATGAGACTATAATGatgaaacaagaaaataaacatgGGTCGAAAATAGAAATGGCACGCATGACTCAAAGGCTTGGTACATCAGATGAGGAAAGCGAGCTGAACAAATCCTCCACAAAGTCTATGTGTAGTGAGCGTGTTTATATAGTGTGGAGTggtgattgagtccaggtgtgtgcaGTCAGTAATGGGGTGAGATTGAGCGTGTGAACTGGGAGTTGGAGTCCATGGTAGCCATATTTGTAGTCGATGGTAGCCATATTTGTAGTCGgaggtgcatgctgggaaatgtagtcagaTGCCAAATTCTGTGTTGACATGGCAGACACATCATCCTCTTTTGTGTAAGAAGACTGCTATACATGATCTTGTTTGGGATTTTTATGGTGAAATTTGAAGTCTCCTgtcttcatgtaaaaaaaaaagtgtgaatgagtgtgtaaagaCCTACCAGTTCACCAAGGACTTAAATTAGTCAGTACTTCATCCTGAACTAACCTCTCAACACTGTgtttagactgatggtactcttagtccctgtcctagtgaactagcatgaggatgtgttttctGAGAGAGACTTCGGAGCACTTCTGTAAcacactctggataagagcatctgccaaatgccataaatgtaaatgctaatGTTAATCTTTTTGTGCACACTTTTTTCAGTCTGCTTGATCGATATCTTACATGcatatgtgtgtctatatacagtatgtgtagtgaatatatatactttttgtcacATTCTTGGAATGACCATGGTTTCATGATGTGATTTTGAATATTCTCTCtgaaatttgtgtatttttgattTACTGGAGTATATTCCAGTGTTTCTGAATAATTCCTGttacatatactgtagtagCTTCTATACAATTGTAATGGAAcatatgtttatgtaaaaataaattcagtgaTGTATCTGGTAATGCACTGTAAACCATAATGTTGTCTTTATTTAAGCGATCAAGTAATCACGACAAAACATTGCTTAAATTGTTGTGTTTTGGACCCATAAATCAAAAATCTAAGTTAATTTAACTTATTTacctacaaaataaataaccttAAGATTTCAAGTGTTCTGAACTCAAaatcatgatttattaaaatagctCACACTGGTCTTTCTTTGATGTGATTGGCCATGCAATGATTTCCGCCTGGCAACAAGTGAACTAATGCACTGATTGGTAGATAATTATAAAAGGCGGTTCTCATGTCTTGTCTGTTGCTGGTACTGGTGCAGGGAAATTCATCATGAGTAGGAGAGACGATTCCGTgggtgtttacaaagaaatgccaATCATTTCCCCTacatatggagacttttgtgaCACCCTGTATTTAAGTACATTTGAAATTAACACcaagttaagtgaacttaattagtttaattcacaggttccctggtggactagtAGCTAGCATGCGGCGCTCTGACTACCATGACCCAAGTTTGATTCCTCTTCAGTAAACTATAAAGTACACTATATGAACACAAATTTAAGTGAACCTAACAATTTAAGTACAGTCGACATGAGCACCAAGTTAATTGAACATAAATGTACAGGTTTTGGGAGACCCCATTACTCGattaagggtgtactcacacTAGACGATGGGTACCGTGCACGAGCACGTTTGACTCCCAAAGTCCAGTTTGGTGGTGATCGCTCCATACCATGCCCAGGCCCGCTTGAAGAGTTGGACTCACGCACGGTACACATCTAGTGTGATCGCTAACCGTGGCCGAGCACGAAACTCGAAACATGATGTCAATGATGCGACTGTCAGCTTCCTCTGTAAAGATCTTCTAATATGTGACGGACACTGCGCTGCATAATGCTGCCTTCATACATACAGCAATTTTATCACTACAAGTCACCAGtcactgtactatgaagtcgcagTTAGGCGTTCCTattactggttgccatagtaacatgggtggtacaactaacattccacttttgacaacaaacaagttttcttgctgctggaataaaacattttggagaGAGAggatataaaattcaccagtgtatatatgcatcatatcttacgagatgaaggagaagcggtGTGTGATCAGCCGTCTAACTGCGGCAAAAGCACAAgtgccaattagcttagcttatggccttagtgcgtttaaagcaaaataataataatgaaacacactccGGGTCACTTTCTGGACAGACTCCgggtgtagctcctatctcagtAAGTGAGTGTCACCATCAGGTTGTCATTCACTATCTGTTCGATGGTGACCGGGAGCTGGACTGCAGCTATTTGGCTGTGGCCTCCGTGTTTTCTGGGTGAAGTGCTGTTTCTTGGTGCTGCTTGTTCCCGGGCGCCGAAGCAGCGACAAGCCGGACACTTCACcaaagataggagctacactgggattttgctgaattgcaacaaaaagtgaatgtttcattgttatttatttatttatttatttaataataaaaaaattttgctTTAAACCCACAAAGATCCTAAGCttagctaagctaattggctactGCCACAATGGCGCTGCCTCTGCTAGTGAGCAGGGGTGGTGTGTGCTCACTCTTCTTCACTCCCATTGatagtcgctgcaccaagtcgctccaaatttgcataaagttaaactttgtcgcgtcgctggacacgcccacatctggTCACCAATGGTCGCTGCCGCGCATGTCGCCGGAAGTCGCCagatctcattgaaaatgaacgtCTCTGGTCGCATTGTCGCTGTGAGTCGCTctatgtgtgaacgtaccttaaGTGATAAATCTATTAGGAATGTGAGAGTGCCATGTGTCACTGTTCCCCAAACAACTCCaaataatccataataataataacaataataaatatagctggaagcagcaattaaggggccaagcactgaagagCTAAACAAGGAGCTAAACAAGCATGGCAGGGAGCATCAAGaccaactgtaaaaaaaaaattaaaaaaaaaaaaaaaaaaaaaaaaggcagttttaGACATTTGTATATGATTTTAGGCAAAATGGTTGAACGTTCATAAATACAATCAATTGTTATATGATTTAATTGCTTATCATATTTGATCAATAGGTGACGCTGTGACCAaattaatgtgatgtgatgtggtcaCTGTGCGGTTTCAATGACACACAAAGTTTGGTGTCAATATGCCAAAGCCTTGCAGAGACAATTAAGTATATAACAGTTAAGTATATGAACCATAactttttgctggcatggtctgaagatgatctgaatCAAATTTGATGAACATCGGGCCAACGCTCTAGAACAGGGGTCGGGAACTTTTTTGGCTGAGAGAGCCATGAACGCCACatatttgaaaatgtaattcCGTGAGAGCcatacaatatgtttaaaactaaatacaagtaaatgtgtgcattttatgtaagaccaacacttttaaagtacaataagtctctgaattctttttaataacGTTGTTATGCTGTTGCTAACCAATGATGAATAAAGTACTTCTTACCATTAATGCGACTTCTGGTGCTGCATGGTTTTGCTGATGGCTTTGTAGTCTGGTTGATACGTGGTGAGGTTAAGCTTCATGCAGGCTTCACtatgaatctaatctaatctaatctaatcataTCTATATCTAACGTAAGTATCACGTTAGATGATacttcagacacacgtgaaataacagccaatgacagaacagggaggaaacgtaacaaaagcacgtgtccaaatgtcacggttgtcaacaaaggaaaagcaggtgctcgcgcaccttgctcatGCACGCGCGcccacatgctccacagcgcgctgcataaaggggaaaccgtgacaagTAGTTAGGAACTGGGCTGAGAAACAAGAGATTAGGGATTAAACGTACTGAAACATAAGTATTTTCataaaaattcattttgaaatgttgtaCTTCATATTGTATTCAGTAGATTGtgagtttttgtatgtttgtttctgtaggctgttctctctctgctgATAATCCGACAGAAATCACAGGACACAAAGGTGGTTCAGTGCTGTTCCCCTGCTCCTGCTCTGACCTGCACACCAAACCTCAGAAATTCACCTGGAGGACCTTCAGAACAGGACGTCTGACAGAAGTGTTAAATGATGAACACTACCGTGGCAGACTTCAGCTGTTTAATCACAGTTCTCCTGCTAATCTGTCTCTGTTCATATCTGACCTGAGAGAAGAGGATCGGGGATCCTACAGGTGCAGCACTGAGAAGGACCACAGAGACATCAGGCTTTATGTTAAAGgtaaagtatttaaatacacaataaaagttgATATTCAGTGAAAACAGACTTGATCAGTGTTCAAATGAATTATAGTTAAATATGTAACAAAAAAGTTTACTCCATTTATCATAACTGAGGATTTTACACTAACGAGTCATATTGTGACAAAATATAAATCAAGttataaataatagtaaatactGATTATGGGTATCAGACTGGCCTGAAACTTTGGATTGGTATCTGATTGGATTTGACATATTTCTCAGTCTaatctgtgatttattttggtaacactgtagtgtttatagagcTACATTACACCAGTATAATTCCTTCATTACAACTGGCATAAGctttcataaacatttatagaagCTTCAaaagttgtttgttgtttttatcaaAAAGTTTGTATCTGATACATAGAATTTATATGATAATGTGACATGACTTTAAAATCAATCTCATTCTAATTTAAAATCAGAGAAATAATACATAACTCTGTTTTACAGTGCAGTGATGGTCACCATCAAATCCTTCACTATGTAACATAAAGCAAGTTTTCATGTCACCGTTTAGACCAATTTCCACGTTTGAGACACGTTACAGAAATGTCACCTTTgtccatttctacacaatttTACCCTCATGCATAAAACTATTAGCCACCTCATTACCGTTATGTGACACAGACAGACCAGAAGGAGACTGAGCTACAAACTGAGTTGTTCTAATGATCTAAAGTAAGTCATTACACAACCTTACCTCAACAGAAATCTATATCACTACACAAGGTCTTCTCTCAACTTGACATTTACATTGAGAAATGCAGTCTTTATATCAGCGAACACTTATTGGAATACGTtttaataatatcttaataATGTTTTACCTAAGAGAAAATGTATCTGTTGAAGGTAAATTTTTTCATCAATGGCTGTGAACAAGCTTGACTATTTTTGGTTGTTCTTTAACTATTTAGTATTTGGCTATTAGATTATGACTTTACGTCAGGGAAATCCCACCGGCAGGCAGACACTACTCGAACAAACACATGAAGCGGACAAGATGGGGGAGTCTCTCACCGCCATGATTGCTTCAGCTATGGAGAagttacagttgtttactgaAGCACAGTTTAAAACCCTGCAAGACAGATTAGATAACATTCAGAAGGAGTTGTCCGGCTgttaccattttaagaaaaaaaataaggtaatttttcatttgatggccacaactcGTCTCAAAAAAGTAGGGACAGGGGCATGATTGGGTATATTAAGAGTAtattagagaggcagagtctttccgagtctttcagaagtaaagatgcgCAGAGGTTCACCTCTGtgtgcgaaaaactgcgtctacaatttgtggaacaatttcacagtaatgttcctcaatgtaaaattgtgaagactatgaatatctcttcatctacagtacataatatcatcaaaagattctgagaatctggagaaatctctgtgcgcaagggacaagggtgaaagtCAATATTGCAGGCCCGTGagatttgaaattctttttggaaaccatggacaccgtgtcctctaaactaaagaggactaaataggagagggaccatccagctttttataAGCACTcggttcaaaagcctgcatctctgatggtatgggggtgcattagtgcctatggaatgggcagcttgcacatctggaaaggcaccatcaatgctgaaaggtatatacaggttttcgAGCAACATaggcttccatccagattccatcccatctttacttctgagagactctgcctctctaagatactctttttactcccaatcatgttactgacctgttgtcaattaacctaattagttgcaaaatgttcctccagctgtttctttttagtaacacttacttttccagcctttagttTCCCCCgtaccaacttttttgagacgtgttgcggtcatcaaattcaaaattaccttattttttccttaaaacggtacatttcctcagtttaaacatttgatatgatttctatgttctattgtgagtaacatatgggtttatgagatttgcaaatcattgcattctgtttttatttacattttacacagcatcacaacttttttggaattggggttataatACTAATTTGGATGTTTTTATGGAGACATCGGGTCAGTTGTTAGTGTGAAGGAAAATGTTATTAGCCATATATCGATGGCCTATTTGACAAACTATTCTCTGTGTTTGTTATTAATATGTTAACAGTGGGTGGTTTAGTGGCTAggacattcgcctcacacctccaaggtcgggggttcgattcccgccctgtatgtgcggagtttgcatgttctccctgtgctgcggggggtttcctccgggtagtccggtttcctctcccagtccaaagacatgcatggtaggctgattggcatgtccaaagtgtccgtagtgtatgaatgggtgtagtgtatgaatggtgttaatatgtgtgtaaatgtatatgtgatgGTGCACCatctccagggtgtaccccgccttgtgccccatgctccctgggagaggctccaggttccccgcaaccatgaaggataagtggtatagaggatggatgttAAAAATGGGTGGGACAAAGGTGTATGCTATAGTGTCTGCCACCTTCCTCTGGGTCCCGTTGTCCAACAGATGGTTATTGGTTCACCcatgggtttttattttgttcttctCTTCCGTATGTTTTCTTAGCTTTGTGGTAAGTTGGGTGTCTGTGGATATTGTGACGATCATGGTGGGTGGGTATTTCTCCCTCTGTAgtattatgtgtcatttgaagGTTCAGTTTATTGTTTTATGCTTTCTCgactgtttgtttatattactTTTGCAGTCATAACATATGGCAACAGAAACTCCTCATATAATTATCTGGAATGTGAACAGATTGAATGGTCTCATTAAGTGAGCTGCCTGTCTTAATTATTTGCATAGACAGCACGTTGACCTGGCACTTAATCAAGAGTCGCGTTTGAGGAAATCAGACGTCCAGAGGTTCTCTAATAAATTTTATTATGTTGCTGCATCAACTTAATCAGACAGTAAATTTCGGGGTTCATTTGTCGTGTTGAAGGCTTTCTTTTAACATCTTGGAAAGATATAGCTGTGAGGATGGTAGTGTATCATTCATAAAAGCGTATATAGCGGGTCagaatttcacttttatttcGATTTACACTCGGAGTGAAattgttttcctgttttaaCTACTTA
This genomic interval from Ictalurus furcatus strain D&B chromosome 2, Billie_1.0, whole genome shotgun sequence contains the following:
- the LOC128619865 gene encoding polymeric immunoglobulin receptor-like isoform X1, with amino-acid sequence MFVSVGCSLSADNPTEITRHKGGSVLFPCSCSDLHTKPQKFTWWSDRTGRLTEMLNDEHYRGRLQLFNHSSPGNLSLLISDLREEDQGVYRCSTEKEHRDIRLYVKGCSLSADNPTEITGHKGGSVLFPCSCSDLHTKPQKFTWRTFRTGRLTEVLNDEHYRGRLQLFNHSSPANLSLFISDLREEDRGSYRCSTEKDHRDIRLYVKVGRRETSTHSRKTDTTRPSEPPQSTTTNSPPASSSTTLEQDKQQTHSSLPLVFGILAGLLLVIPGVVAFICWKRKGGRCGENVITEGRPDCKRKQKDQTEPGVTYSTVTHMNTAGAARVQINTGDKTEYASILTN